The Nocardioides panzhihuensis genome has a segment encoding these proteins:
- a CDS encoding NUDIX domain-containing protein encodes MECPKFAVSVDLVVLTVRDEALCALVIRRGIEPHRGAWALPGGFVRDDEGLEEAAARELAEETGMRPGSVHVEQLATYGAPGRDPRARVVTVAYLALAPDLPVPAAGSDAADAQWCRVDSLLAVDGVADGLAFDHAAILRDGVERARSKLEYSPLGAAFCAEEFTVAELRRVYEIVWGERLDPRNFHRKVTKTEAFLEPTGSTTTRDGGRPAQLFRRGSAEHLHPPLLRRTT; translated from the coding sequence GTGGAGTGCCCCAAGTTCGCGGTGAGCGTCGACCTCGTTGTGCTCACCGTCCGTGACGAGGCGCTCTGCGCCCTGGTCATACGCCGCGGCATCGAGCCCCATCGAGGCGCCTGGGCGCTTCCGGGAGGGTTCGTCCGCGATGACGAGGGCCTCGAGGAGGCGGCAGCGCGCGAGCTCGCCGAGGAGACCGGCATGCGGCCGGGGAGCGTGCACGTCGAGCAGCTGGCGACGTACGGGGCTCCGGGTCGGGACCCACGGGCTCGGGTCGTTACGGTCGCCTACCTCGCGCTGGCGCCGGACCTTCCGGTCCCTGCGGCGGGGTCGGACGCGGCCGACGCGCAGTGGTGTCGGGTCGACTCGCTGCTGGCCGTCGACGGTGTGGCCGACGGTCTCGCCTTCGACCATGCCGCGATCCTCCGAGACGGCGTCGAGCGCGCCCGCTCCAAGCTCGAGTACTCGCCCCTGGGCGCGGCCTTCTGCGCCGAGGAGTTCACGGTCGCCGAGCTGCGCCGGGTCTACGAGATCGTCTGGGGTGAGCGTCTGGACCCCCGCAACTTCCATCGCAAGGTCACCAAGACCGAGGCCTTCCTCGAGCCGACGGGCAGCACGACGACCCGCGACGGGGGTCGCCCGGCTCAGCTCTTCCGACGGGGCTCCGCCGAGCACCTGCATCCGCCGTTGCTGCGCCGTACGACCTGA
- a CDS encoding GNAT family N-acetyltransferase, translating to MSEIEYVDNPAKHRYEIRDGETVAGLAAYRLPDDEHVDFVHTEVGEAYNGQGLASKLVAFALADVRAKGKRIIPHCPYVAKWLKRHGEEFADITDWPA from the coding sequence GTGAGCGAGATCGAGTACGTAGACAACCCGGCCAAGCATCGTTACGAGATCCGCGACGGGGAGACCGTTGCGGGACTGGCGGCGTACCGCCTGCCGGACGACGAGCACGTGGACTTCGTGCACACCGAGGTGGGCGAGGCCTACAACGGGCAGGGGCTGGCCTCGAAGCTGGTGGCGTTCGCGCTGGCCGATGTGAGGGCGAAGGGGAAGCGGATCATTCCGCATTGCCCGTACGTCGCGAAGTGGCTCAAGCGGCACGGCGAGGAGTTCGCTGACATCACCGACTGGCCGGCTTGA
- a CDS encoding DMT family transporter yields the protein MYAATLLVVAIAIEVASTALLPRTEGFRNLGWSAAVLAGYGTSIWLLSIVVERMPVSVAYAIWSGLGTALVAGIGVMFLGEHLTAAKAGFLAMIVVGVVGLNLSGAH from the coding sequence ATGTACGCCGCCACGCTGCTCGTCGTCGCGATCGCGATCGAGGTCGCCAGCACCGCGCTGCTCCCCCGGACCGAAGGGTTCCGCAACCTCGGCTGGTCGGCCGCTGTCCTGGCCGGCTACGGCACCTCGATCTGGCTGCTGTCGATCGTCGTGGAGCGGATGCCGGTCTCGGTGGCGTACGCCATCTGGTCAGGCCTCGGCACAGCCCTCGTCGCGGGCATCGGCGTGATGTTCCTCGGTGAGCACCTCACCGCGGCGAAGGCAGGCTTCCTGGCGATGATCGTCGTCGGTGTCGTCGGGCTGAACCTCTCCGGCGCTCACTGA
- a CDS encoding FAD-binding dehydrogenase: protein MTKHADVIVVGAGLAGLAAAAEAADAGKSVLLVDQEPEQSLGGQAFWSLGGLFLVDSPEQRRMGIKDSPELALQDWMGSAQFDRDEDLWPRRWAEAYLDFAAGEKRSWLREMGHRFFPVVGWAERGDGRADGHGNSVPRFHITWGTGPGVVDPFERRVRAHADTGRITFAFRHRVDHLVIEDGAVVGVRGKVLEPSGIERGQASSRAEIKDFELRGQAVIVTSGGIGGDHDLVRKHWPARLGTPPKSMVSGVPAHVDGRMLAITGASGARIINDDRMWHYVEGIRNWDSIWANHGIRILPGPSSLWLDATGKRLPAPFFPGFDTLGTLKHLRQTGYDYSWFVLTEKIIKKEFALSGSEQNPDLTGKDYRLLAERARKGPGPVKSFMDHGEDFVVAENLTALVHGMNGLAEKDPSGPQINEGELRRIIEARDREIANNFTKDAQVTALYAARHYRGDKLQRTAKPHRILDPEAGPLIAVKLHILSRKTLGGLETDLSGRCLTSAGTPLPGLYAAGEVAGFGGGGMMGYNALEGTFLGGCLFSGRAAGRAAAAAV, encoded by the coding sequence ATGACCAAGCACGCCGACGTGATCGTGGTGGGAGCCGGCCTCGCCGGCCTGGCGGCAGCGGCTGAGGCCGCCGATGCAGGAAAGAGTGTTCTGCTGGTCGACCAGGAGCCGGAGCAGTCCCTGGGAGGCCAGGCATTCTGGAGTCTCGGTGGGCTCTTCCTCGTCGACAGCCCCGAGCAGCGCCGGATGGGAATCAAGGACTCACCCGAGCTGGCCCTCCAGGACTGGATGGGATCGGCTCAGTTCGACCGCGACGAGGACCTGTGGCCGCGGCGCTGGGCAGAGGCGTACCTCGACTTCGCGGCCGGGGAGAAGCGGTCCTGGCTGCGCGAGATGGGCCACCGGTTCTTCCCGGTCGTCGGCTGGGCCGAACGTGGCGACGGCCGCGCCGACGGCCACGGCAACTCCGTGCCTCGCTTCCACATCACCTGGGGGACGGGGCCGGGCGTCGTCGACCCCTTCGAGCGGCGGGTGCGTGCTCACGCGGACACCGGTCGGATCACCTTCGCCTTCCGGCACCGTGTCGACCACCTGGTGATCGAGGACGGGGCGGTGGTCGGGGTACGCGGCAAGGTGCTCGAGCCCAGCGGCATCGAGCGCGGGCAGGCCTCCTCGCGCGCCGAGATCAAGGACTTCGAGCTCCGCGGCCAGGCTGTGATCGTCACCTCCGGCGGCATCGGCGGAGACCACGACCTCGTCCGCAAGCACTGGCCGGCACGGCTCGGCACCCCGCCGAAGTCGATGGTCTCCGGCGTCCCGGCCCACGTGGACGGCCGGATGCTCGCCATCACCGGAGCGAGCGGCGCCAGGATCATCAACGATGACCGGATGTGGCACTACGTCGAAGGCATCCGCAACTGGGACTCGATCTGGGCCAACCACGGCATCCGGATCCTCCCCGGTCCCTCGTCGCTGTGGCTGGACGCGACCGGCAAGCGCCTTCCGGCACCGTTCTTCCCCGGCTTCGACACGCTCGGCACCCTCAAGCACCTGCGCCAGACCGGCTACGACTACTCCTGGTTCGTGCTGACCGAGAAGATCATCAAGAAGGAGTTCGCGCTCTCCGGCTCTGAGCAGAACCCCGACCTGACCGGCAAGGACTACAGGCTGCTCGCCGAGCGCGCGCGCAAGGGACCAGGCCCGGTGAAGAGCTTCATGGACCACGGTGAGGACTTCGTGGTCGCGGAGAACCTCACCGCGCTCGTCCACGGCATGAACGGCCTCGCCGAGAAGGACCCGTCTGGCCCGCAGATCAACGAGGGCGAGCTGCGCCGGATCATCGAGGCCCGCGACCGCGAGATCGCCAACAACTTCACCAAGGACGCCCAGGTCACCGCTCTGTACGCCGCCCGCCACTACCGCGGTGACAAGCTGCAGCGCACTGCCAAGCCGCACCGGATCCTCGACCCCGAAGCCGGTCCGCTGATCGCGGTCAAGCTCCACATCCTCTCCCGCAAGACCCTCGGCGGGCTCGAGACGGACCTGTCCGGCCGCTGCCTGACGTCAGCCGGCACCCCGCTGCCCGGGCTCTATGCTGCCGGCGAGGTCGCCGGCTTCGGCGGCGGCGGGATGATGGGCTACAACGCGCTCGAGGGCACCTTCCTCGGCGGCTGCCTGTTCTCGGGACGTGCGGCGGGGAGGGCTGCGGCCGCCGCGGTCTGA
- a CDS encoding HNH endonuclease signature motif containing protein, whose translation MSLEPEINHWGTNPVDPIDAELAALESSLDNLLARDPAYWRTSQKKDRLKRLEIIQAKQAALKLRILAAAGDIAEETGAKDVSGWMLTELLVDKKIGRAEVKFAAALAKYELAAAGLAEGVVSQDKARVITKALEAVEADPTASREDLAYAEKLLVDYATRLTADDLKNIGKRILVEVDPERFEAAEAKALQREEEQAQRRTFFQSRANGDGTVDIHARVSYAVGMRLRTLLDSLAQPRKLSAEDRGRKAPYDRLLGQAFARVIETYDIDQLPRHGGHGTTVFITMNVEDLRNDLGTAAFGFDGDKITAAEARRMACNADLIPVVLGTDSEILDFGRTTRLAPPVQHRALRLRDKCCQAEDCDAPAAWTEAHHLKPWSQGGGTDLANMVLLCPSDHRRIHDPNYDYERLPDGRIRFSRRV comes from the coding sequence GCACCAACCCTGTGGACCCGATCGACGCAGAGCTCGCTGCCCTGGAGTCCTCCCTCGACAACCTTCTCGCCAGGGACCCGGCCTACTGGCGCACCAGCCAAAAGAAAGACCGGCTGAAGCGCCTGGAGATCATCCAGGCCAAACAGGCCGCGCTGAAGCTCCGGATCCTCGCTGCTGCCGGTGACATCGCCGAAGAGACCGGCGCGAAAGACGTCTCGGGGTGGATGCTGACCGAGTTGCTGGTCGACAAGAAGATCGGCCGTGCTGAGGTGAAATTCGCCGCGGCGCTCGCGAAGTATGAGCTCGCTGCCGCCGGCCTCGCTGAGGGCGTGGTGTCCCAGGACAAGGCGAGGGTGATCACCAAGGCCCTCGAGGCGGTCGAGGCCGACCCGACTGCCAGTCGCGAGGATCTGGCCTACGCGGAGAAGCTGTTGGTCGATTACGCCACCCGGCTGACCGCTGACGACCTCAAGAACATCGGGAAGCGGATCCTGGTCGAGGTCGACCCCGAACGGTTCGAGGCCGCCGAAGCCAAAGCCCTGCAGCGCGAGGAAGAACAAGCCCAGCGGCGCACCTTCTTTCAATCCCGCGCCAACGGCGACGGGACGGTCGATATCCACGCCCGGGTCTCCTACGCGGTCGGGATGAGGCTGCGCACCCTCTTGGACTCCCTGGCCCAGCCGAGGAAGCTTTCCGCTGAGGACCGGGGCCGCAAGGCCCCCTATGACCGGCTGCTGGGCCAGGCCTTCGCCCGAGTCATCGAGACCTACGACATCGACCAGCTCCCCCGCCATGGTGGCCACGGCACCACGGTGTTCATCACCATGAACGTCGAGGACCTCCGCAACGACCTCGGCACCGCTGCGTTCGGGTTCGACGGCGACAAGATCACCGCCGCCGAGGCCCGCCGGATGGCCTGCAACGCCGACCTCATCCCCGTCGTCCTCGGCACAGACTCCGAGATCCTCGACTTCGGTCGCACCACCCGCCTGGCGCCCCCGGTCCAACACCGAGCACTCCGGCTACGGGACAAGTGCTGCCAGGCTGAGGACTGTGATGCACCAGCGGCCTGGACCGAGGCCCATCATCTGAAACCGTGGTCTCAAGGCGGCGGAACCGATCTCGCGAACATGGTGTTGTTGTGTCCGAGCGATCATCGCCGGATCCACGACCCCAACTACGACTATGAACGCCTCCCGGATGGGCGGATCCGGTTCAGTCGTCGCGTCTGA
- a CDS encoding TetR/AcrR family transcriptional regulator codes for MDRKEELLEQVVEHVLKHGLIGLTLRPLAAAIGTSDRMLIYHFGGRDELIAAVVARANEHSVAAVAALEPADGVRAGVEALWRAYRSDPLHSCLQIYLQAAATGLIGMEPYRSVVRETNELWYAALRDYITGCGAPPERAGRIVTLVDSSLFGFHLDLATDRPDELAAGVADLAVAAGAIAEG; via the coding sequence ATGGACCGCAAGGAGGAGCTCCTCGAGCAAGTCGTCGAGCACGTGCTCAAGCACGGCCTGATCGGGCTGACCCTGCGTCCGCTGGCGGCCGCGATCGGCACCAGCGACCGCATGCTGATCTACCACTTCGGCGGCCGCGACGAGCTGATCGCCGCCGTGGTGGCGCGCGCCAACGAGCACTCCGTGGCCGCGGTCGCCGCGCTGGAGCCGGCCGACGGCGTACGCGCCGGGGTGGAGGCGCTGTGGCGGGCCTACCGCTCCGACCCGCTGCACAGCTGCCTGCAGATCTACCTGCAGGCGGCCGCGACCGGGCTGATCGGGATGGAGCCCTACCGTTCGGTCGTCCGCGAGACCAACGAGCTGTGGTACGCCGCGCTCCGGGACTACATCACCGGCTGTGGTGCGCCCCCTGAGCGTGCCGGCCGGATCGTCACCCTCGTCGACTCGTCGCTGTTCGGCTTCCACCTGGACCTGGCCACCGACCGGCCGGACGAGCTCGCCGCCGGTGTGGCGGATCTCGCCGTCGCCGCGGGGGCGATCGCCGAGGGATGA